In a single window of the Tellurirhabdus bombi genome:
- a CDS encoding lytic transglycosylase domain-containing protein — protein MIKEVSLSLLLSAAKMGEATPLVNLDSIQEMPLPSDPVLLAVPGKSIAPVLQPVQFCGEDVPLHEASVTRRWINVLLKQSAEREYMFMLRKRASRFFPIIEPIMAKFGIPRDFKYLPLVESAFTSTAVSHKGAAGYWQLMPETARQMGLRVNSKVDERNDIQKSTVAACRYLKELHKQFGSWTLVAAAYNSGSTHLSHRMERQGGQRNYYSLRLHPETRMYLYRVLAYKELMTRPRIYKDLLQPEVLAYLTFPIPREAKRSGPKLLPLNPPPADTSNDIKPDPTWGPRTRNLLDEVLAQIEELHISGTTNSMPQSDSMVTSPFQASTPFAGAGLMGLRVLRFRRSKLYQVYLAVKRKITPLFGWDWV, from the coding sequence TTGATAAAAGAAGTTAGTTTATCTCTCTTGTTGTCGGCCGCCAAAATGGGCGAAGCAACCCCACTCGTTAACCTGGATTCTATTCAGGAAATGCCTCTGCCCAGCGATCCTGTACTGCTGGCTGTACCCGGAAAATCAATTGCTCCCGTTTTGCAACCGGTTCAGTTTTGTGGGGAAGATGTCCCCCTGCACGAGGCTTCAGTTACCCGCCGCTGGATTAATGTACTACTAAAACAGTCGGCTGAACGGGAGTATATGTTTATGCTCCGTAAGCGAGCATCCCGGTTTTTTCCAATTATTGAGCCAATTATGGCTAAGTTTGGAATCCCGCGCGATTTTAAGTATTTGCCCCTGGTCGAAAGTGCTTTTACCTCGACGGCCGTCTCCCACAAAGGGGCCGCAGGCTATTGGCAGCTGATGCCTGAAACGGCACGCCAGATGGGTTTACGGGTAAATTCAAAAGTGGATGAGCGAAATGACATCCAGAAATCGACTGTAGCAGCCTGCCGTTATTTGAAGGAGCTACACAAACAATTTGGCTCCTGGACGCTGGTTGCCGCCGCGTATAACAGCGGTTCAACGCACCTGAGCCACCGCATGGAACGCCAGGGTGGTCAGCGCAATTATTACTCGCTTCGGCTGCACCCCGAAACACGGATGTATCTGTACCGTGTGCTGGCGTATAAAGAGTTGATGACTCGCCCCCGAATTTACAAAGACCTGCTTCAGCCGGAAGTGCTGGCTTACCTCACTTTCCCAATTCCGCGCGAGGCAAAACGGAGCGGTCCTAAATTGTTGCCGCTTAATCCGCCACCAGCAGATACCAGCAATGATATAAAGCCAGATCCAACCTGGGGGCCACGTACGCGCAATTTGCTGGATGAAGTGCTGGCGCAGATTGAAGAGCTGCACATAAGCGGCACCACGAATTCAATGCCGCAGTCTGACTCAATGGTAACATCGCCCTTTCAAGCATCGACGCCTTTTGCCGGTGCTGGACTGATGGGTCTGCGCGTCCTGCGTTTCCGCCGTTCTAAACTGTATCAGGTTTATCTGGCAGTTAAACGAAAAATTACCCCACTTTTTGGCTGGGACTGGGTATAA